In Deferribacteraceae bacterium V6Fe1, one genomic interval encodes:
- a CDS encoding thioredoxin domain-containing protein, whose product MNKLNLEPSLYLRQHQNNPVNWLTLRDNPFQLAKNEKKPVFISIGYSSCHWCHVMSRETFDNEQVANILNNDYISVKVDREEYPDIDKKYQLYIQLLGKNGGWPLSVFTDDDGIPFFAGTYFPPNESYGIPGFIDILSQVSNFYKNDKEKLKKIREGYFNILTEQKKIDSFDALNTKTFEEGIYRLLDMTNGGLKGTTKFPNIPTVIALTSEYFYRNKKIKDFLNLTASKLCTSGIFDHINGGFFRYCIDENWYVPHFEKMLYDNALNVSFLSKMYELTNNKTYLHTAEMTLDFLMDEFFTEHGFISSMNAESEDFDGNNSEGFYYKISENDIKVLEENETIFISEKIFLKNNVINIQSNEYKDILKAHTILAKLNKTKKSPDKDNKVIISWNSLLIIAMLDYFEVSADDFYYNTALNLFGKLKQHFDGVNLYRIRYNDTLFEHSCLEDYSYLLAATQKIFDITKDAKLKTLAKQLIESANKLFFKDGILYFDKSHSVFDTFDEAIYSAFGMFVINAVYFSEFVDLSIDINMLKQVAFDRFNKFPLAHPTLLNLQNN is encoded by the coding sequence ATGAACAAACTTAACTTAGAGCCGTCACTATATTTGAGGCAACATCAAAACAACCCCGTCAACTGGCTAACTTTGAGGGATAATCCATTTCAGTTGGCTAAAAATGAAAAAAAGCCTGTTTTCATAAGTATCGGTTACTCCTCTTGCCATTGGTGCCATGTGATGTCCAGAGAGACATTTGATAATGAGCAAGTGGCTAACATATTAAATAATGACTATATCTCGGTAAAAGTAGACAGGGAAGAATACCCTGATATTGACAAAAAATACCAACTTTACATTCAGCTTTTAGGGAAAAATGGCGGGTGGCCGCTCTCAGTTTTTACGGACGATGATGGCATTCCTTTTTTTGCCGGGACTTATTTCCCCCCTAATGAAAGTTACGGAATCCCTGGATTTATAGATATCTTGAGTCAAGTATCAAATTTTTACAAAAACGACAAAGAAAAATTAAAAAAAATACGAGAAGGGTATTTTAATATTTTGACAGAGCAAAAAAAGATAGATAGCTTTGACGCGTTAAACACAAAAACATTTGAAGAAGGGATATACAGATTATTAGATATGACTAATGGTGGACTGAAAGGCACCACAAAATTTCCAAATATCCCTACGGTAATTGCTCTAACAAGTGAATATTTCTACCGCAACAAAAAAATAAAAGATTTTTTAAATTTAACTGCTTCAAAACTATGCACATCGGGAATATTTGACCATATTAACGGGGGTTTTTTCAGATATTGCATAGATGAAAATTGGTATGTGCCTCATTTTGAAAAAATGCTTTACGACAATGCCTTGAATGTAAGTTTTCTTTCAAAAATGTATGAACTGACAAACAACAAAACATATTTGCACACGGCTGAAATGACACTTGACTTTTTAATGGATGAATTTTTTACTGAACACGGTTTCATATCATCTATGAACGCTGAAAGTGAAGATTTTGATGGGAATAATTCAGAAGGATTTTATTATAAGATAAGTGAAAATGACATAAAAGTGCTTGAAGAAAATGAAACAATATTCATATCCGAAAAAATATTTTTAAAAAATAACGTCATAAATATACAATCAAACGAATATAAAGATATATTAAAAGCTCATACAATTCTTGCTAAGCTGAATAAAACTAAAAAATCTCCGGACAAAGACAATAAGGTAATTATAAGCTGGAACAGTCTCCTTATAATTGCAATGTTAGACTACTTTGAAGTATCCGCCGATGATTTTTACTATAATACAGCACTTAATCTTTTTGGCAAACTCAAGCAACATTTTGACGGAGTAAACTTGTATAGAATAAGATACAATGATACCCTTTTTGAACATAGCTGCCTCGAAGACTACTCATATCTCCTTGCGGCTACCCAAAAGATATTTGACATTACTAAAGATGCCAAACTAAAAACGTTAGCAAAACAATTAATCGAGTCGGCAAATAAGTTATTTTTTAAAGATGGTATTTTGTACTTTGACAAAAGTCACTCGGTATTTGATACTTTTGATGAAGCAATTTACTCGGCTTTTGGTATGTTTGTTATAAATGCAGTTTATTTTAGTGAGTTTGTTGACCTGAGCATAGATATTAATATGTTAAAACAGGTCGCATTTGACAGATTCAATAAATTCCCGTTGGCACACCCTACCCTATTAAATCTACAAAACAATTAA
- a CDS encoding c-type cytochrome, translating into MKVRFIFLVFLFLIAASFVFAETYEKRIVIVCAGCHGTNGASVGDSIPIIGGQKASYLKKVMMEYKNDKKVGSVMPKIAKGYHDERIDFVANYFSNKQWVNTNKPFDKNLADKGKKIADVCYDCHGKLGEGIEAFPRIAGQPVFYLKQVLFDYKNGVLKSDEMSFVSEYSDVDLEALANYFSSIRR; encoded by the coding sequence ATGAAAGTAAGATTTATTTTCCTTGTTTTCCTATTTTTAATTGCCGCAAGTTTTGTTTTCGCAGAAACCTATGAAAAAAGAATTGTAATCGTATGCGCCGGTTGTCATGGCACGAATGGAGCATCTGTAGGTGATTCAATCCCTATAATTGGAGGGCAAAAAGCCTCTTATTTAAAAAAGGTTATGATGGAGTATAAAAATGATAAAAAAGTCGGCTCCGTCATGCCGAAAATAGCAAAAGGGTATCATGATGAAAGAATTGATTTTGTTGCTAATTATTTTTCAAACAAACAATGGGTAAATACCAATAAACCTTTCGATAAGAATTTGGCCGATAAAGGGAAAAAAATAGCTGACGTATGTTATGACTGTCATGGCAAACTCGGGGAAGGTATTGAAGCATTCCCAAGAATAGCTGGTCAGCCTGTCTTTTACTTAAAACAGGTATTATTCGACTATAAAAATGGTGTGTTAAAAAGTGATGAAATGTCATTTGTGAGCGAGTATAGCGATGTTGACTTGGAAGCACTTGCAAATTATTTCTCTTCAATAAGGCGATAG
- a CDS encoding FAD-dependent oxidoreductase, whose translation MLNINRRSFIKNTAIGVAGLSIVGCAGKYRSEFIPKKEKRVIVVGGGFGGCTAAKYIKLNDPSIEVILVEKNSHFVSCPISNLVIVGLKDMNYITFKYDLLEKNYGIKVLQTEALELNSENNTLITTKGALKYDKLILSPGVGFIEDKSIGYSLNLTDKIPHAWKAGRQTEILRRQLSELKKGGTVILRVPKSPYRCPPGPYERASLIANFIKRNNLGGKIIILDSNDDVTSKGKLFKAAWDDFYRRELEYFSQVDVQNIDTENMIIDTNKGKIKADIINFIPDQKASNTAFKLGLVKEDKLWAFVNSYTFESEMVKDVYVVGDSTNTGSVGTVPKSGYIANSMGKVVAESVVASLNGKTPPKPFMANACYSMVSDTEAIWVTAVYEYDENTKRTITIKGASGTPKTRSKIDAKHQLSWAENIWSDTLM comes from the coding sequence ATGCTAAATATTAACAGAAGAAGCTTTATCAAAAATACCGCAATTGGTGTAGCAGGGCTATCAATAGTTGGATGTGCTGGCAAGTATCGTTCTGAATTTATACCTAAGAAAGAAAAAAGAGTAATCGTTGTTGGTGGTGGATTTGGAGGCTGCACAGCGGCAAAATATATCAAACTCAACGACCCTTCCATCGAAGTCATTTTAGTAGAAAAAAATAGCCATTTTGTTTCTTGCCCTATTTCTAACCTCGTAATTGTGGGTTTAAAGGATATGAATTATATTACATTTAAGTACGACTTACTGGAAAAAAATTACGGGATAAAAGTATTGCAGACAGAAGCCTTGGAGCTGAATTCAGAAAATAACACCCTTATTACTACAAAAGGTGCACTAAAATATGACAAACTGATTTTATCTCCCGGCGTAGGTTTTATTGAAGATAAAAGTATTGGTTACTCATTAAACCTAACTGACAAAATCCCACATGCGTGGAAAGCCGGTAGGCAAACTGAAATATTAAGACGACAGCTAAGCGAACTTAAGAAAGGGGGCACTGTCATTTTAAGAGTGCCAAAATCTCCTTACAGGTGCCCACCGGGACCCTATGAAAGAGCATCATTAATTGCCAATTTTATAAAAAGGAATAATTTGGGCGGTAAAATAATAATCCTTGATTCTAATGATGATGTTACCTCTAAAGGTAAACTGTTCAAAGCTGCCTGGGATGATTTTTACCGCAGAGAACTCGAATATTTCAGCCAAGTTGACGTTCAAAACATTGATACCGAAAATATGATAATAGATACAAATAAAGGGAAAATTAAAGCTGACATAATTAACTTTATTCCTGATCAAAAAGCTTCAAATACTGCGTTTAAGCTCGGTCTTGTTAAAGAAGATAAGCTTTGGGCATTTGTAAATTCATACACCTTTGAATCAGAAATGGTTAAAGATGTATATGTAGTCGGCGATTCTACAAATACCGGCAGTGTAGGGACTGTTCCAAAATCCGGCTACATTGCAAATTCTATGGGCAAAGTAGTAGCTGAATCTGTAGTAGCTTCGCTCAATGGAAAAACTCCACCAAAACCATTTATGGCAAATGCATGTTACAGCATGGTAAGTGATACCGAAGCTATCTGGGTAACTGCAGTATACGA